The Dehalogenimonas sp. 4OHTPN genome window below encodes:
- a CDS encoding response regulator transcription factor has product MKVVLIEDDPGIIEYISMAFGVGWPDSKIVACQRGEGGVELVGSENPDAVILDLGLPDISGFEALKRIREFSDVPILIVSVRDNEQDIVKGIELGADEYVVKPFGQLELMARVKALIRRHSPKLTAKITRGPLAFDPLSGELTIKQKKIRLTRTEGIIMTALMKNTAALVTHSELAESIWGDDYATSVDTLRVYIKRLRSKIEIDPDTPVFIVARPGRGYVLQLP; this is encoded by the coding sequence ATGAAAGTCGTACTGATTGAAGACGATCCCGGAATCATTGAATATATCAGCATGGCTTTCGGCGTGGGTTGGCCGGACAGCAAGATTGTCGCCTGCCAGCGCGGCGAAGGCGGCGTCGAGTTAGTCGGGAGTGAAAATCCGGATGCGGTCATCCTTGACCTCGGACTGCCCGATATCAGCGGCTTTGAGGCTTTAAAGCGTATCCGAGAGTTTTCGGACGTGCCAATTCTCATCGTGTCGGTCCGCGACAACGAGCAGGATATCGTTAAGGGAATCGAACTCGGCGCCGATGAATACGTGGTCAAACCTTTTGGGCAGCTTGAACTCATGGCTAGGGTCAAGGCTTTAATTCGGCGCCATTCACCCAAGCTTACCGCCAAGATCACGAGAGGCCCGCTGGCTTTCGATCCGCTGTCGGGTGAATTGACTATAAAACAAAAAAAGATACGTCTCACCAGGACCGAAGGCATCATTATGACAGCCTTGATGAAAAACACAGCCGCATTAGTAACCCATTCCGAACTGGCTGAGTCAATTTGGGGGGATGACTACGCGACATCGGTTGATACCCTAAGGGTTTACATCAAACGGCTGCGGTCCAAGATCGAAATCGATCCCGATACTCCCGTATTTATCGTGGCTAGACCCGGGCGGGGCTACGTCCTGCAGTTGCCCTGA
- a CDS encoding PAS domain S-box protein, with product MQQSFSPDHIEEKYKFIFYEARDGIVLTDCETGNIVDCNPEFERQTGRSLNILKTMGIWELRPADKVKDAKLKFEEIRRLGYGGSDELEYQRPNGEIVPIEFMAKTVSLGDECYILSITRDISKRRQLEHQLANYHEHLEELVQTRTDQLRRQAKLLLDLNDHLQQEIAERTKAEGELAKLYEKYQFFFHKCNDGMGIIDCSTWPIKPGKHMEVNDILCKMLGYSREELLELSPTDITAPEYLPQHLVRVATLSPGLKLLFESLYITKTGERFPMEVTIHLCELDGKLSALTVYRDIRQRKTMELELEHHYEEEKSLRQNLEDRIHRNIEFIRGVIHELKTPLTYMMGTSEMLARELADSERLSRFAQNICHGTRRLNSRISELIDLAKGEAGILQIKAKSVRLPQLLRDIIDSRFSEAEANHIGLRLEAISVPDIIWADEDRLTQVIDNLLNNAIRYTLPGGIITLSCRTANSAVEIEVADTGCGIGEQEQASIFEPYSADRQNKDTLGGLGIGLPLAKMLVELHGGKISLRSEIGKGTRVFFAMPLDKPRPGEP from the coding sequence ATGCAACAATCATTCAGCCCTGACCACATCGAAGAAAAATACAAGTTTATTTTTTACGAAGCACGTGATGGGATTGTTCTCACTGATTGCGAAACGGGTAACATCGTCGATTGCAATCCTGAATTCGAGCGCCAAACCGGAAGGTCGCTCAACATTCTGAAAACGATGGGGATTTGGGAACTGCGGCCTGCCGATAAGGTTAAGGACGCTAAATTAAAATTCGAAGAGATACGGCGTCTCGGCTATGGAGGATCTGACGAACTCGAGTACCAGAGGCCAAATGGGGAAATCGTCCCCATCGAATTCATGGCTAAAACGGTAAGCCTAGGAGATGAATGCTATATCCTGAGTATTACTCGCGATATCAGCAAAAGGCGTCAACTCGAGCATCAGCTGGCGAATTATCATGAGCATCTTGAAGAATTGGTTCAAACGAGGACTGACCAACTGCGTCGTCAGGCAAAGCTCCTTCTAGATCTAAACGACCACCTTCAACAGGAGATTGCTGAGAGAACCAAGGCTGAGGGGGAGTTAGCCAAACTCTATGAAAAATACCAGTTCTTTTTCCATAAGTGTAACGATGGCATGGGTATCATCGATTGTTCCACCTGGCCTATTAAACCCGGCAAACACATGGAAGTGAATGACATCCTCTGCAAAATGCTCGGATATAGCCGGGAGGAACTTCTTGAATTGAGCCCAACAGACATTACAGCGCCGGAGTACCTACCCCAGCACCTCGTCAGGGTTGCAACGTTGTCACCAGGGCTGAAGCTACTTTTCGAGTCACTGTACATTACCAAAACAGGCGAACGATTTCCCATGGAGGTGACCATCCACCTCTGCGAGTTGGATGGCAAACTCTCCGCTTTGACCGTATACCGCGATATTAGGCAACGCAAAACTATGGAATTGGAACTCGAACATCATTACGAAGAAGAAAAATCCCTCCGCCAAAATCTTGAAGACAGGATCCATCGTAATATCGAGTTTATTCGGGGCGTTATCCATGAGCTAAAAACGCCCCTCACATACATGATGGGCACCAGCGAGATGCTGGCGCGGGAACTTGCAGACAGCGAAAGGCTTAGCAGGTTTGCCCAGAATATTTGCCATGGGACCAGAAGGTTAAACAGTAGGATCTCTGAGCTGATCGATCTGGCCAAGGGCGAAGCCGGCATACTACAGATCAAAGCCAAATCGGTCAGGCTGCCCCAACTATTGCGAGATATCATCGATTCCCGCTTTTCCGAGGCTGAAGCCAACCACATCGGCCTGAGACTGGAAGCGATCTCCGTACCGGACATCATCTGGGCTGACGAAGACAGGTTGACTCAGGTTATAGACAACCTCTTGAATAACGCGATCCGGTATACCCTCCCCGGCGGCATCATCACGCTATCCTGCCGAACCGCCAATAGCGCGGTTGAAATCGAGGTTGCCGACACGGGCTGCGGCATCGGCGAACAAGAACAGGCGAGTATTTTCGAACCCTATAGTGCCGACAGGCAAAACAAAGACACCCTCGGCGGATTGGGTATAGGACTTCCGCTGGCTAAAATGCTGGTAGAGCTCCATGGCGGGAAGATTTCCTTGCGCAGTGAGATTGGGAAAGGCACGAGGGTATTTTTCGCCATGCCGTTAGATAAACCGAGACCAGGTGAACCATGA
- a CDS encoding reductive dehalogenase produces the protein MSFFHSTVSRRDFMKNLGIAGAGIGAAAAAAPAFTDMADVISKAQSIHPKNPWYVKEREYLNPTTEIDWNKMERFEGGPYDPVKCLSTADYQKIMAEMGANRKNFILNNAPGKTLRDFALNMSAAAYPNAVIWGPYVKHARVKGYFLGEQGSVFTPQMLGVPRWEGTPEDNARMMRSVFQHFGAAEVSFGEIIEGKTKKLINLSTTDWGPNMRIMFEDVDKAYVVDDGKDLATGKMVIPNRCKSVIVFKIRQSQEMTKKGNSYIARSGSNKAYDQLAITNYRVKAFLNGIGYEAMSGGTFGITCARPGWGALFGMGELARSMQMIAPTEGPVMRATAIMVTDLPLPVTNPIDAGTNKFCHSCFKCADICPSGAIYKEPNPDFIQCPTNHSGGVPGYVAEKLKPETFNNSPGYKRWPLNHFACRSYWTVNSASDNWCIGACVFNKMDEATIHPLIKMTVGASPVFNGFFTNMDIAFGYDHQPEDKWEDWWNEEHKVVPMPFTNY, from the coding sequence ATGTCATTTTTCCATTCAACGGTCTCTAGGCGGGATTTCATGAAAAATTTAGGAATCGCGGGGGCGGGGATCGGAGCCGCAGCCGCGGCAGCGCCAGCTTTCACAGACATGGCAGACGTCATCTCAAAGGCGCAAAGTATCCACCCCAAGAACCCGTGGTATGTTAAGGAGAGGGAGTATCTTAACCCGACCACTGAGATCGACTGGAATAAAATGGAGCGGTTCGAAGGGGGTCCGTATGACCCGGTCAAGTGCCTGTCTACCGCTGATTATCAAAAGATCATGGCAGAAATGGGAGCCAATCGGAAAAATTTTATCCTAAACAACGCCCCAGGAAAAACACTTAGGGACTTTGCTCTCAACATGAGCGCAGCAGCTTACCCTAATGCTGTGATTTGGGGGCCTTATGTTAAACACGCTCGGGTCAAAGGTTACTTCCTCGGCGAGCAGGGCTCTGTATTCACGCCCCAGATGTTGGGTGTGCCCCGATGGGAAGGCACCCCAGAAGACAACGCCCGGATGATGCGTTCGGTGTTCCAGCATTTCGGCGCCGCTGAAGTCTCTTTTGGTGAGATTATCGAGGGTAAGACCAAGAAGCTGATCAACCTGAGCACCACCGACTGGGGACCCAACATGCGAATCATGTTCGAGGACGTGGACAAGGCTTACGTCGTCGATGACGGTAAAGATCTGGCTACCGGCAAGATGGTCATCCCGAACCGATGCAAGTCGGTGATAGTCTTCAAGATTCGCCAGTCCCAGGAAATGACCAAGAAAGGCAACAGCTACATCGCCCGTTCAGGCAGCAATAAGGCGTATGACCAATTGGCTATCACCAACTACCGGGTGAAAGCTTTCCTCAATGGTATCGGTTACGAGGCCATGAGCGGCGGCACCTTCGGCATCACCTGCGCCCGCCCCGGCTGGGGCGCTTTATTCGGCATGGGTGAACTAGCCCGTTCGATGCAGATGATTGCACCAACCGAAGGCCCGGTGATGCGCGCCACCGCGATAATGGTTACCGATTTGCCGCTGCCGGTAACTAATCCCATCGATGCCGGCACTAACAAGTTTTGCCATTCATGCTTCAAATGCGCTGACATCTGCCCGTCCGGAGCCATATATAAAGAGCCAAACCCGGATTTTATCCAATGTCCGACGAACCACTCTGGTGGCGTGCCCGGCTACGTTGCTGAGAAACTCAAACCAGAAACATTTAACAATAGCCCGGGATACAAACGCTGGCCGCTGAACCACTTTGCCTGTCGGTCCTATTGGACAGTAAACAGCGCCAGTGACAACTGGTGCATCGGCGCCTGTGTGTTCAACAAGATGGATGAAGCCACTATCCATCCGCTGATCAAGATGACAGTCGGCGCGAGTCCCGTGTTCAACGGTTTCTTCACCAACATGGATATCGCCTTTGGCTACGACCACCAGCCGGAAGACAAGTGGGAAGACTGGTGGAACGAGGAGCACAAAGTCGTCCCGATGCCTTTCACCAACTATTAG
- a CDS encoding zinc ribbon domain-containing protein has product MRIDFKRTNDTIRVTIINYHQGGAGTLPIYEFFCPNCGHSFESLCPMTSEPRVACERCGLDGQKVMSRFSFRHATTHYQQMQERQEEARYKTDKRMDEDPLLDPTNWLNKVKQERASEKAFAKEVQSKFGKEPDAPMRYMAELEMAKQISGEGASL; this is encoded by the coding sequence ATGCGTATTGACTTTAAACGAACGAATGATACAATACGGGTAACAATTATTAACTATCATCAAGGGGGGGCGGGGACATTGCCGATTTATGAATTCTTTTGCCCGAATTGCGGACACTCATTTGAATCACTTTGTCCGATGACTAGCGAACCGCGAGTAGCCTGCGAAAGGTGCGGTTTAGATGGTCAAAAAGTGATGTCACGCTTTTCCTTCCGCCACGCGACCACCCACTACCAGCAAATGCAGGAACGCCAGGAAGAAGCCAGGTATAAGACCGATAAGCGCATGGATGAGGACCCGCTGCTGGACCCCACGAACTGGTTGAACAAAGTTAAACAGGAAAGAGCGTCAGAGAAGGCATTTGCCAAGGAAGTACAAAGCAAATTCGGGAAAGAACCCGACGCACCGATGAGATATATGGCAGAACTTGAGATGGCAAAACAAATCAGCGGCGAGGGCGCGTCGCTTTAG
- a CDS encoding cob(I)yrinic acid a,c-diamide adenosyltransferase, with the protein MITKGMVHLFTGEGRGKTSAALGTAIRAAGYGLKVFVLFFMKGIHPGGEYSSFQTLGVDFKVFGRPDFYGPSDIRDEDLKLGREALKASVDAITGGRYDLVVLDEINTAAAWNLIETADVLKLIDSKPPGVELILTGRYASQLIIDKADYATELVSTKHPFDRGAPAREGIDY; encoded by the coding sequence ATGATAACTAAGGGCATGGTCCATTTATTCACCGGCGAAGGCCGCGGCAAAACATCGGCCGCCCTTGGCACGGCAATACGTGCAGCCGGTTATGGGTTGAAAGTATTCGTTCTCTTCTTTATGAAGGGCATACATCCAGGGGGTGAATATTCCTCGTTCCAAACATTAGGTGTTGATTTCAAAGTCTTCGGCCGGCCGGATTTCTACGGGCCGTCAGATATCAGGGATGAAGACCTGAAACTGGGCAGAGAAGCCTTGAAAGCTTCTGTCGACGCTATAACTGGCGGCCGGTATGATCTGGTGGTGCTTGACGAAATCAATACGGCGGCTGCCTGGAACCTCATTGAAACGGCTGATGTCCTGAAATTAATCGATAGTAAACCGCCAGGCGTTGAACTGATCCTGACTGGCCGTTATGCCTCTCAGCTAATTATTGACAAGGCTGATTATGCCACCGAACTGGTGAGCACGAAGCACCCCTTCGACCGTGGCGCGCCTGCGCGGGAAGGAATCGATTACTAG
- a CDS encoding reductive dehalogenase: protein MFKAHSTLSRREFMRAIGIAGSGLGAASLVQPKFNDVDELLSASSNLKYDHPWYAKEVDEPTVEVDWNTMQRFPKAKYNNFAQHLTTDEVKAIQAKTKADTVKQMTDSSKSGWYLRDNAIKMGGWAGVRYRMTLTTAIKDWVEGWSIIPTPAVLGVPKWQGSPEEASLLVTQALRLFGASSVGFAEILPSTTQKMVWGQMPQNPFPTLSFEGDAPKPVFDTAANKVVIPNTSRYAIVHTIRQSLDASARPGYLSDGAAGQAYDNCDIAQWRLQSFLRVMGYSSITQNIQGNGAIVGWGVMSGLGEQGRLQHLVTPRWGPMIRQSTMNIVDIPVAPTKPVDFGARRFCYTCKKCSDLCPSGAIPKETEPSWDITSKYDLVKPELFNNPGIKTWYFNHFKCNTTWQETDTYCGICQATCVFSKDDAASVHEIVKATLASTKILNSFFIDMDNMFGYGLTPEDQIEEWWQKPIPVNGIHYENDVFYK, encoded by the coding sequence TTGTTCAAAGCACATTCTACACTAAGCAGACGTGAGTTCATGCGTGCGATTGGAATCGCTGGATCGGGGCTTGGGGCAGCATCTTTGGTCCAGCCAAAGTTCAACGATGTTGACGAGTTGTTGTCAGCTTCTTCAAACCTAAAATATGACCATCCATGGTACGCGAAAGAGGTTGACGAACCTACAGTCGAAGTCGATTGGAATACAATGCAACGATTCCCAAAAGCTAAATATAATAATTTCGCCCAGCATTTAACAACAGATGAAGTGAAGGCAATCCAAGCTAAAACCAAAGCAGACACTGTCAAGCAAATGACGGACAGTTCAAAATCAGGATGGTATCTTAGAGACAATGCTATCAAGATGGGGGGTTGGGCTGGTGTCCGCTATCGTATGACTCTAACAACTGCAATAAAAGATTGGGTGGAAGGATGGAGTATCATCCCGACACCTGCTGTACTGGGAGTTCCAAAATGGCAAGGCTCTCCCGAAGAGGCTTCTTTGTTGGTTACCCAGGCTTTAAGGCTTTTTGGTGCTTCAAGTGTTGGATTCGCTGAAATTCTTCCTTCAACTACCCAAAAAATGGTTTGGGGGCAAATGCCTCAAAATCCATTTCCAACACTATCCTTTGAAGGGGATGCCCCTAAACCCGTTTTCGATACTGCAGCAAACAAAGTGGTCATCCCAAACACATCTAGATACGCCATCGTGCACACCATTCGGCAATCGTTAGATGCATCGGCAAGACCTGGATATCTATCAGATGGTGCAGCCGGGCAAGCATACGATAACTGTGATATTGCGCAGTGGCGTCTCCAATCTTTCCTCCGAGTCATGGGATATTCCTCGATTACCCAGAATATTCAAGGTAATGGCGCTATCGTCGGCTGGGGAGTCATGTCCGGTTTGGGTGAGCAAGGGCGCTTGCAACACCTAGTTACTCCGCGATGGGGACCAATGATCCGCCAGTCAACGATGAACATCGTGGATATTCCGGTCGCTCCAACAAAACCAGTTGATTTCGGGGCAAGGCGTTTTTGTTACACATGCAAAAAGTGTTCTGATCTTTGCCCTTCCGGAGCGATTCCAAAAGAAACTGAGCCGTCTTGGGATATTACCTCAAAATATGACCTCGTGAAACCCGAACTTTTTAACAACCCTGGTATAAAGACTTGGTATTTCAATCACTTCAAATGCAACACTACCTGGCAAGAAACTGACACCTATTGCGGTATTTGCCAAGCTACTTGCGTCTTCAGCAAAGACGATGCTGCTTCGGTTCATGAAATTGTCAAAGCAACGCTGGCATCAACCAAGATCTTGAATTCATTCTTTATCGATATGGATAATATGTTTGGTTACGGATTGACGCCGGAAGACCAAATCGAAGAATGGTGGCAGAAGCCGATCCCTGTGAATGGAATCCACTACGAGAACGATGTGTTCTATAAGTAA
- a CDS encoding 4Fe-4S double cluster binding domain-containing protein has protein sequence MAQFHNSISRRDFMKSVMLGVGGTAAAAGVAYAWGVQDGATPLSFPGHQSRRGFEYETFDRTPFEVDEVPETSWKVTEQNTTYMRPNQVVNGIHRPDLRWIYNQRFQSRHDPDVNKFKFAIPYSAWPSNGVQALDPFWREYYEMYPDMLERDKEYVYDWLPGFRERYFKTTEMRANFDAQEGYIANKIVSGDTAVGVSSITTTPEVNDWDKVSTTRAVFESPEKAAENIKWAAYHFGAQYVGIIPVHPEFVWYNHSSNTRGFKVGEEIKIQPWWNYGIFVNAPMEWDSMMADPNYGQSQQGYNIVSTIAQQIVGYLKALGYPARWNSPNGGYDLTIPPHGALSGYGNIGRTSNCMSPDVGGNCRPAVVFTSLPMATDKPIDFNLYAFCKRCMICAENCPTQAISKSPEPDRVEYGMKRWATNFAVCNDGWAYGAGPTGCRACVAACPWTRRNTWSHRMMRNILARDSTGLVSNVALWAERNMYPKNMLDDLNPPLFKGVFDPPEYLKTANFISGFTPTPMGVK, from the coding sequence TTGGCTCAGTTCCACAATTCAATAAGCCGCCGCGATTTTATGAAGTCAGTCATGCTTGGCGTCGGCGGGACGGCCGCCGCAGCTGGAGTTGCTTACGCCTGGGGCGTTCAGGACGGCGCTACTCCTCTTAGTTTTCCAGGTCACCAAAGCCGGCGCGGTTTCGAGTATGAAACATTCGATCGAACTCCGTTCGAAGTCGACGAAGTTCCGGAAACCAGCTGGAAGGTCACCGAGCAAAATACCACTTATATGCGGCCGAACCAGGTAGTCAACGGGATTCACCGCCCTGACCTGAGATGGATTTATAATCAGAGATTCCAGAGCCGCCATGACCCCGATGTAAACAAGTTCAAATTCGCTATCCCTTACAGTGCCTGGCCCTCAAACGGGGTTCAAGCTCTCGATCCTTTCTGGCGTGAATACTACGAGATGTACCCGGACATGCTGGAGCGCGACAAGGAGTACGTATACGACTGGCTTCCTGGTTTCCGGGAGCGGTATTTTAAAACTACCGAAATGCGCGCGAACTTCGATGCCCAGGAAGGTTACATCGCCAATAAAATTGTTTCTGGCGATACCGCAGTAGGCGTTTCTTCCATCACGACAACTCCTGAAGTGAATGACTGGGATAAAGTAAGCACTACACGAGCCGTTTTCGAATCACCTGAAAAAGCGGCTGAGAACATCAAATGGGCAGCGTATCATTTTGGGGCACAGTACGTTGGTATCATACCGGTTCATCCTGAGTTTGTGTGGTACAACCACAGCTCAAATACTCGAGGATTCAAGGTTGGGGAAGAAATCAAGATTCAGCCATGGTGGAATTATGGCATATTCGTGAATGCGCCCATGGAATGGGATTCCATGATGGCGGATCCAAACTATGGTCAGTCACAGCAAGGATACAACATTGTTTCGACCATCGCTCAGCAGATCGTGGGATATTTGAAGGCACTGGGTTATCCCGCAAGGTGGAATTCACCGAATGGTGGTTACGACCTGACAATACCGCCTCATGGTGCTTTATCGGGATATGGCAATATAGGCAGAACCTCTAACTGCATGTCTCCTGATGTCGGAGGCAACTGTCGTCCCGCGGTAGTATTCACATCACTACCAATGGCGACTGATAAACCGATTGACTTCAATCTCTACGCGTTCTGCAAGCGCTGCATGATCTGCGCGGAGAACTGTCCGACGCAGGCAATCTCCAAATCGCCTGAACCAGACCGAGTTGAATATGGTATGAAGCGCTGGGCAACCAACTTCGCGGTGTGTAACGATGGTTGGGCTTATGGTGCAGGTCCGACTGGATGCCGCGCTTGCGTTGCAGCTTGTCCTTGGACGCGCCGCAATACCTGGTCTCACCGCATGATGCGCAACATCCTTGCGCGAGATTCCACCGGCTTAGTCTCTAATGTCGCTCTTTGGGCAGAACGCAATATGTATCCAAAGAACATGCTCGACGACCTCAATCCGCCTCTGTTCAAAGGCGTTTTCGATCCGCCCGAATACCTGAAGACCGCGAACTTTATCTCCGGATTTACACCAACGCCGATGGGGGTAAAATAA
- a CDS encoding radical SAM protein: MFYIKPNPTTVYHVAYAPAIEKAYLFHWGCNLKCRGCLCNKEINCMALEENLDVVLRDPRLPKPQNPSQYLDLDEVITTLRKVAVKEVLFEGQEASIDPAYGAITEALKAEFGCYITLNTNGVKLPDLSHTDEVVMSLKAVTPELYRYYTLHSNDRVLRNFVEVYRLGKKLRAESVFIPGLIDLEETEKIAGFIAGVDSKIPYRIDAYFESGAENPWRRATPEEMAQAVTVAKKHLANVTCTQQTAAKLEKKDLMYEVIRLY, from the coding sequence TTGTTTTACATCAAACCGAATCCGACGACCGTTTATCACGTTGCCTACGCACCTGCCATTGAAAAAGCCTACCTCTTTCACTGGGGCTGCAATCTTAAGTGCCGCGGCTGCCTGTGCAATAAAGAAATCAACTGCATGGCCCTCGAGGAAAACCTTGACGTAGTCCTGCGCGACCCAAGATTACCAAAGCCGCAAAACCCGTCACAGTATCTTGACCTCGACGAAGTCATCACCACGCTCAGGAAGGTCGCGGTCAAAGAGGTCCTTTTCGAAGGGCAAGAAGCCTCGATCGACCCGGCCTACGGCGCCATCACCGAGGCGCTGAAGGCTGAATTCGGTTGCTACATTACCCTTAACACCAATGGCGTGAAACTCCCTGACCTTTCCCACACCGACGAGGTGGTAATGAGCCTCAAGGCGGTAACACCGGAGCTGTACCGCTATTACACCCTACATTCAAATGATCGGGTACTGCGCAACTTCGTCGAAGTTTATCGCCTGGGTAAGAAACTGCGGGCTGAAAGCGTCTTCATACCGGGTCTCATAGATCTGGAAGAGACGGAGAAAATTGCCGGATTCATTGCCGGGGTTGATTCGAAAATCCCTTATCGCATCGATGCCTATTTCGAGTCCGGAGCTGAAAATCCCTGGCGAAGGGCGACGCCGGAAGAGATGGCACAGGCGGTAACCGTCGCCAAGAAGCATCTAGCAAACGTTACCTGCACCCAACAGACGGCAGCCAAACTGGAGAAGAAAGACCTGATGTATGAAGTCATCAGGCTTTACTAA
- the cbiB gene encoding adenosylcobinamide-phosphate synthase CbiB: MDLILMLLLALAIDLTIGEYPTAFHPTVWSGRLAGALIQPGLKLPWSLQLIYGIAISLSIITLFTVSAWLILGFLMGIDHWLFVFTGALILKPAFCLAQQWRVARKTRAVVESEAPVPPGMEGLFNTVNYNQPATRGEIASASIRSIAENASDFVTAPLFYFVFLGVPGAVAYRVINTLDNMIGYRGKFEYLGKFAARLDDVVSFIPARITALLFVASAGLRRAGASQAWRTMIADHGLTPGPNGGWPMAAAAGALGVKLYKTGHYELGSSFVEPPIDKITEAVSLYRLSMFTWIGVCLMALAVAAALRG, from the coding sequence GTGGATCTCATCCTGATGTTGCTGCTCGCCCTGGCGATCGACCTCACTATCGGCGAGTACCCCACGGCTTTCCACCCAACGGTGTGGTCTGGACGCCTGGCTGGGGCACTGATTCAGCCTGGGTTAAAGCTGCCGTGGAGTCTTCAACTCATCTACGGGATAGCGATAAGCCTTTCGATCATCACCCTGTTCACAGTCTCAGCCTGGCTTATACTCGGATTCCTGATGGGAATCGACCACTGGCTCTTTGTCTTTACCGGGGCGCTCATCCTCAAACCGGCCTTCTGCCTGGCCCAGCAGTGGCGGGTGGCGCGGAAGACCCGGGCAGTGGTTGAATCTGAGGCCCCGGTGCCTCCGGGGATGGAGGGTCTTTTCAACACTGTGAATTACAACCAGCCGGCTACCCGGGGTGAGATCGCCTCGGCCAGTATTCGCTCCATTGCTGAGAACGCGTCGGATTTTGTAACCGCACCGCTTTTCTATTTTGTGTTCCTCGGCGTACCGGGTGCGGTTGCATATCGCGTCATCAACACACTGGACAATATGATCGGCTACCGCGGCAAGTTTGAATACCTGGGTAAGTTCGCCGCGCGCCTCGACGATGTCGTTTCCTTTATTCCGGCCAGAATCACCGCTTTGTTGTTTGTCGCCTCAGCCGGGCTGAGACGGGCAGGTGCCAGCCAGGCTTGGCGGACAATGATAGCCGACCACGGCCTGACACCAGGACCCAATGGCGGCTGGCCGATGGCTGCGGCTGCTGGAGCTCTGGGGGTCAAATTATATAAAACCGGGCATTACGAGCTAGGTAGTTCATTCGTTGAGCCACCAATCGACAAGATCACCGAAGCTGTCAGCCTATACCGTTTAAGCATGTTCACTTGGATCGGCGTCTGTCTGATGGCACTGGCAGTGGCTGCCGCATTGCGAGGATGA
- a CDS encoding adenosylcobinamide amidohydrolase — translation MVYHKKLDRKSISSCHGINIDVVYHNAVGVPTDTLVITLPEQRPMLTTRHGYKATDVICNCHVPKELWDFMHDESRCWQETYGQIMAEVLTEANRSIEDIAFLSTGIKQERVAVAEEVYDEFWVLAVTTAGVKTNAMRVGVDKASGVERNGKFEKIGTINNIILTNAILEAPALASSFITITEAKNIALQELDIRSAYAPSLLATGTGTDQIIVASGLEHKYTYVGGHTKLGEMIAQAVTKSTIQAIRNSRGF, via the coding sequence ATGGTATACCACAAAAAGCTAGATCGAAAATCAATCAGCTCATGTCACGGAATAAACATTGATGTTGTCTATCACAACGCCGTAGGTGTCCCTACCGACACCCTGGTCATCACTCTGCCTGAGCAGCGACCGATGCTGACGACCCGGCATGGCTATAAGGCAACGGACGTCATCTGCAACTGCCACGTACCAAAGGAACTCTGGGATTTTATGCATGATGAATCCCGCTGCTGGCAGGAGACTTACGGTCAGATCATGGCTGAAGTCCTGACTGAAGCTAATCGGTCGATCGAAGACATCGCGTTCTTGTCTACCGGCATCAAGCAGGAGCGAGTGGCCGTGGCCGAAGAAGTTTACGATGAGTTTTGGGTATTGGCAGTGACTACCGCGGGTGTCAAGACCAATGCCATGCGGGTGGGCGTCGACAAAGCATCGGGCGTTGAGCGTAACGGCAAGTTCGAGAAGATCGGCACGATTAACAACATTATCCTGACGAACGCCATCCTCGAAGCCCCGGCGCTGGCCTCATCCTTCATCACTATCACTGAAGCTAAAAATATCGCCCTGCAAGAGCTTGATATCCGCAGCGCTTACGCGCCGTCGCTGCTGGCCACCGGTACCGGCACCGACCAGATCATCGTGGCATCGGGTCTCGAGCACAAGTACACCTACGTCGGCGGTCATACCAAACTGGGGGAGATGATAGCTCAGGCGGTTACCAAGTCCACCATCCAGGCGATAAGGAATTCCAGAGGTTTCTGA